The Desulfobacterales bacterium genomic sequence GGGAATATGTCGTAAATCATGAATCTCTTTCGCTGCGTGACATGGTGAACACACTGAACACAAAACGGATACCTCCGGAGATGTTTCGAACGGTGGATCCAGATCTTGAAAGTTTCAGAAACGTGAATACACTTGAGGAGCTTCTGGCAATGGGTCCCGAAGCCGAATATCAGGAAAAACATCCGGAAAAGTAACACATTTCCGATTTTTATAAATCAAACCGCGAACGATAATCGCTCAAAAAAGAGATGAGGTTATAACTCGTCCTCATCAGACTCTTCTTCCTCTTCCTGTTTGAGCTCGACATTGGCGATATCAAACTGGCGGAACGCGAGTTTCTTTGCTTTGATGATGTTTCTGCCTTCTTTTCCGATTGCAAGACCGCGGTCGGAATCTGCAACTTCGATGTAGGCGACTTCGGTATTTTCCTCTTCATCCTCT encodes the following:
- a CDS encoding NusA-like transcription termination signal-binding factor, with translation MGLAIGKKGASIKKASDAFGKKVEVVEYNPDKVQFIRNCFLPVQVQTVTFEEDEEENTEVAYIEVADSDRGLAIGKEGRNIIKAKKLAFRQFDIANVELKQEEEEESDEDEL